In Elaeis guineensis isolate ETL-2024a chromosome 1, EG11, whole genome shotgun sequence, a genomic segment contains:
- the LOC140856470 gene encoding uncharacterized protein, with amino-acid sequence MASDATLIDEAADVPSAASSAGRSSDGSGRVCPRRGPTVVGDVWQMREGERIVVECNQLGQPIKKAACLLTSFLGTVARRPQLCPLGYAKWNDMLPTYKVELLRVIESKFVLPPSTHDFVMKSLNRKWKEYRSQLKKDYMRQGMTEEEVARNCPPDVPPHQWMELVHYWFSERAQTYSAIGRAARAAQSVPHTSGSKSYARLRQEFEDEHGREPGQVEFYRMTHTHQDGTFVRDESRDLYERATSLIAERDDESAASTQQSRIEAEVFTELMGPERYGRVRGYGVGVTPTQLSEVSRYTQHAVADAQDSRVRRLEVEIQEIRQSRAAEMEEMRQSRAEMQAMRGQIDRLTSLLEMYGSSQDLEEVKRLREGDEVQVEQAQVNDDGLGAESP; translated from the exons acggatctggAAGAGTAtgccccagacgcggacccacagtagtaggagatgtgtggcagatgcgtgagggcgagaggattgttgtggagtgcaatcagctaggtcagccaattaagaaagctgcctgcttattgacttcatttttggggactgttgctcggaggcctcagctatgtccgttgggctatgcaaaatggaatgacatgcttccaacgtacaaagttgagctcctccgagttatagag agcaagtttgttctccctccatccactcatgattttgtaatgaagtctctcaaccgcaaatggaaagaatatagatcacaattgaagaaggactatatgagacagggtatgacagaggaggaggttgctaggaattgtcctcctgatgtaccccctcatcagtggatggagttggttcattattggttctccgagagggcacag acttattctgctattggtagagctgcacgagcagctcagtctgttcctcatacatcggggtcgaagagttatgcacgactccgacaggagttt gaggatgagcatgggagggaacccggacaagtggagttttaccggatgactcatactcatcaggatggtacttttgttcgagatgagtcgagagatttatat gagagggctacatctctcattgcggagcgtgacgacgagtccgcagcatctacacagcagagccgtatcgaggccgaggtgttcacagagttgatgggaccagagcgctacggccgagtgaggggttatggagtaggagtcacccccactcagttatctgaggttagtagatatacgcagcatgctgtagcagatgctcaggattcacgcgttcgcagactcgaggtggagatacaggagattagacagagtcgtgccgctgagatggaggagatgcgacagagccgtgccgagatgcaggccatgaggggacagattgatcgccttacatctttattagagatgtatggttcatctcag gatcttgaagaagttaagaGGCTaagggaag GCGATGAGGTGCAAGTAGAACAAGCACAAGTGAACGACGATGGACTGGGCGCGGAGTCTCCATAA